A window of Mucilaginibacter paludis DSM 18603 contains these coding sequences:
- a CDS encoding SusC/RagA family TonB-linked outer membrane protein: MRRKFTYFSVFTFMLNVLLCANLHVFAQKTAYVLKGRVIDAKGNPLPGASIKVGTSTMGTLADANGNFTLNLTEPVKLKVSFVSFVTRVVDVSSANKVIDITLSEDAHQLSDVVVVGYGTQKRSDVVGSVTSVPKSRLSGLPATNVLQSLEGAVAGVSITVPSGIPGTQPSTQLRGQNSINASSDPYVVVDGIPLSKTGGSLNDINPNDIASIEILKDPSAVAIYGTNGSNGVILVTTKRGSTGKPVVRYSGSVGLDNIAHLLTPRTGPEYYQKYQDYLSQNKLTNTYPVPNLSEVAAYNAGTTTDWMKEITQQGIYQDHNVSISGGSPDVKYYISGDYLSEKGDIKGYQYQRVSIRSNLDINVTDYLTLGTNIYYANNNYDGGRANLQMASNMSPYGVEYNADGSYKIYPMDPEQLYTNPLLGLTTTAIRRSVNVSGNGFADLKLDAILKGLKYRLNVGYNFVPGRTDNYTGRLANNLVGSGSANNTEYNTYTLENLLLYNRDFGKHHIDFTGLYSQQESNYLSSGASASGFVNDELTFYNLSAGTTPSVTSYASRSARRSQMGRINYSFDSRYLLNFTVRRDGSSVFGANTNKYGWFPVGGIGWNVSNEKFMQNVTTINSLKLRASYGRTGNEAINPYATTTTDGTVRYPFEGAVYTGVLAGTTLGNANLHWETKTGLNIGTDFAVLKNRITGTIDYYNTTTSDLLLYRSLPAISGYNNVLYNIGKVGNKGIEVTLNTRNVDSKDFRWESTIVFAQNKNAIKDLYGDQKSDLGNRWFIGSPISVIYDYKKVGIWQTGEDVSKQDPTAKPGDIKFADTNGDGKITEDDKVILGQTAPKWTGGFTNTFHYKNLSLSVFIQTAQGQMRYNSDLNNIEAQGRANTPAAIGYWTPTNGENFYNSLAYTNSRGYGFPQDASYTRIKDVTLSYVVPQRYLDKIHVSGLTVFASGRNLHTFTNWIGTDPEITQYTRGSGNSGSNQAAFASNSDNNYPLVRTVVLGVTVSLK, from the coding sequence ATGAGAAGAAAGTTTACTTATTTCAGTGTTTTTACGTTTATGCTAAACGTATTGCTCTGCGCAAACCTGCACGTATTTGCTCAGAAAACTGCCTATGTGTTAAAAGGCAGAGTAATTGATGCAAAAGGAAATCCCCTGCCTGGTGCTTCAATCAAGGTAGGAACTTCAACAATGGGTACTTTGGCCGATGCTAACGGTAACTTTACCTTAAACTTAACAGAACCCGTTAAGCTTAAGGTATCATTTGTCAGCTTTGTTACACGGGTTGTCGATGTCAGTAGCGCTAATAAGGTTATTGATATCACATTAAGCGAAGATGCTCATCAATTGAGCGATGTGGTTGTGGTTGGTTATGGTACTCAAAAACGATCAGACGTGGTTGGTTCTGTTACTTCGGTGCCAAAATCCAGGCTATCGGGATTACCGGCTACAAACGTATTACAATCACTGGAAGGTGCCGTGGCCGGGGTAAGCATTACAGTGCCATCAGGAATCCCGGGTACGCAACCTTCAACCCAATTACGGGGCCAAAATTCCATCAACGCGTCTTCTGATCCTTATGTTGTGGTAGACGGTATTCCGTTGAGTAAAACCGGCGGCTCTTTAAATGATATTAATCCGAATGATATTGCTTCTATTGAAATTTTAAAAGATCCATCGGCGGTTGCTATTTACGGTACAAACGGCTCCAATGGTGTAATTCTGGTTACAACAAAGCGCGGCAGTACAGGTAAGCCAGTTGTTCGTTACAGTGGGAGTGTAGGTTTGGATAATATCGCTCATTTACTAACGCCGCGCACCGGGCCCGAATATTACCAGAAATACCAGGATTATTTATCACAAAATAAGCTCACTAATACTTATCCTGTGCCTAACCTGAGCGAAGTGGCTGCTTACAACGCAGGTACAACTACCGACTGGATGAAAGAAATTACCCAGCAGGGCATATATCAGGATCATAATGTAAGTATTTCGGGAGGTTCGCCAGATGTTAAATATTATATATCAGGTGATTATCTTAGTGAAAAAGGTGATATAAAGGGTTACCAATATCAAAGAGTGAGCATTCGTTCCAATCTTGATATTAATGTTACTGATTATTTAACCCTGGGCACAAATATTTACTATGCCAACAATAACTATGATGGAGGCCGTGCTAATTTGCAAATGGCCAGCAATATGAGCCCTTATGGTGTTGAATATAATGCGGATGGTAGTTACAAGATTTATCCGATGGATCCGGAACAACTTTATACCAATCCACTACTGGGCTTAACAACAACTGCTATAAGGCGCAGTGTTAACGTGAGCGGTAATGGTTTTGCCGATTTGAAACTGGATGCGATACTAAAAGGACTAAAATATCGACTCAATGTAGGATACAACTTTGTACCTGGCAGAACCGATAACTACACTGGTCGGCTGGCCAATAATCTGGTTGGTAGCGGTAGCGCCAACAATACAGAATATAATACCTATACACTTGAAAATCTGTTATTGTATAATCGTGATTTCGGTAAGCATCATATTGATTTTACCGGATTATACAGTCAGCAGGAGAGTAATTATTTATCCTCAGGCGCCTCAGCAAGCGGGTTTGTAAATGATGAACTAACGTTCTACAATTTATCCGCCGGCACAACGCCGTCAGTAACCAGCTATGCCAGCCGTTCAGCACGCCGTTCGCAAATGGGCCGGATCAACTATTCTTTTGATAGCCGTTATCTATTGAACTTTACAGTCCGCCGGGATGGTTCTTCTGTATTCGGTGCTAATACCAATAAGTATGGCTGGTTTCCTGTTGGCGGCATTGGTTGGAACGTTAGCAACGAAAAATTTATGCAAAACGTAACCACCATTAATAGCCTGAAATTACGTGCCTCCTATGGCCGTACTGGTAACGAGGCTATTAATCCTTATGCTACTACTACTACAGATGGAACAGTGCGTTATCCTTTTGAAGGCGCCGTTTATACAGGTGTGCTTGCCGGCACAACTTTAGGTAATGCCAACTTGCATTGGGAAACTAAAACAGGTTTAAATATAGGTACCGATTTCGCTGTGTTAAAAAACCGGATCACAGGTACTATTGATTACTATAATACCACAACGAGCGATTTGCTGTTATATCGCAGTTTGCCGGCAATATCTGGTTACAATAATGTGCTTTATAATATCGGTAAAGTTGGCAATAAAGGTATTGAAGTAACATTGAACACCCGCAATGTGGATTCAAAGGATTTTCGTTGGGAATCGACTATTGTGTTTGCACAAAACAAAAATGCTATTAAAGATTTGTATGGCGACCAGAAAAGCGATTTGGGAAACCGCTGGTTCATCGGATCCCCAATCAGTGTTATATATGATTACAAAAAAGTGGGTATCTGGCAAACCGGTGAAGATGTTTCTAAACAAGATCCTACAGCCAAACCCGGTGATATAAAATTTGCAGATACAAACGGAGATGGAAAAATCACTGAAGACGATAAAGTTATCCTTGGCCAAACTGCGCCGAAATGGACAGGCGGATTCACCAACACATTTCATTATAAAAATTTAAGCCTGAGTGTATTTATACAGACAGCTCAAGGGCAGATGCGCTATAATTCCGATCTGAATAATATTGAGGCTCAGGGAAGGGCCAACACACCCGCAGCTATAGGTTATTGGACACCCACTAATGGCGAAAATTTCTACAATTCGTTAGCTTATACCAATAGCAGAGGTTATGGCTTTCCGCAGGATGCCAGCTACACCCGCATTAAGGATGTGACATTAAGTTATGTTGTTCCGCAACGTTATCTGGATAAGATACACGTTTCGGGGCTTACTGTTTTTGCAAGCGGTCGCAATCTACATACTTTTACAAATTGGATAGGAACAGATCCTGAAATCACTCAATATACCAGGGGCTCCGGTAATTCCGGATCAAACCAAGCTGCATTTGCGTCAAATTCTGATAATAATTATCCTTTAGTGCGGACAGTAGTCTTAGGCGTAACTGTTTCATTAAAGTAA